The Patescibacteria group bacterium genomic interval TGGGTTTCGGCTGTTTGATAAGATATTTTTTGAGATATTTCAAATAAAAATTAAGCTGATTTTGATTAGGCCGCCAAGGTGGCTGGATTCCCCGCCATAGTTCAACATATGAGTTCCACTTTGGATTATAGATTTGATTGGTTTTGGACATAAAGTTAAAATAATTATTATTTTCTCTCAATAATTTTTGCGATCCATCTTCTCACCCGATCCAAAGGATAATCGTGCACCTCGGTGTCTCTGCCGCCGATTTTTTCCGGCATGTCAAATTCTTTAAGATCCTTGAAAACAATATTGCCTTTTCTATTTAGCTCTTTCATCCTTGTAAAAAACGGCAGGGTTTCGCCCTGCAAATCAATGTCGGCATCAGCTACAGATTCCACGCCAACCAAACGCACATTTAGAGGTAAATCCTTGGCGGTCATTTTCCCTATTGCCTCTCCGTCGGAAATTAAATCATTTATCACCGCTTCCGCGTCCATTCCTTTAAAATAATCTTTCCCCGCCTCGCTTTCAAAAAATTCACGATAGTTTTCAAATACCTCTGACCGCGTTTCCAACATTGCGCCCATTAAAATAACATTGTCAATTTTTTGCTCAATTTTTTTCGCCGCTTCGCTTGCATCCCTATGCAATTCCACCATTGAATTAACGGCAATACTGCCGCCCCAAGAATGACCAATAATATCTATTTTGCCGATATCGTCAATCTTATTCCCTAACGACTTAAGCGCGGTTAAAATTTCCCTATTCGCTTTATGCCAACTAAATTTTTCCTCATTGCCAATGTATTTTTGCTTTTTTTCGGAAGCTTCCTTTTGCTTTTCCGGGCAGTGAATATAATTTTTTACATCTTCGCCTTCTATCCTTAAACCATTATGCCGCAAAAAGATCACCGCGCGACCATCTTGGCTAAAATCATCGGCATATTTTGCTTCCTGCATGGCAAAATCGCCTTTGTATCCCGGACTAATAATTAAAATATCCTTCGCTACCCCCTCTTTGGGCAAGTAAACCTTGCCTTCCACGACCTCATCAGAATCTGGATTTCTAAATTCCGTCCAATAAGATTCATAATTGCCGAGCTCGCGCAGCTCATTATCTTCGTCTAAATCCTTTTCCAGTTTAATTGTCTTCTCGGGATTAAAATTTTCCCCAAATAGTTTTTCTAGTGCCTCAAATTTCGGAGTAGGCTCTTGCTCTATAAATTTTTCTTGTTCCATAGTTTTAAATTGATTTTTCTCCCACCCCCTCCCCGCCCGCTTCGCCTGAAGCGAAGCGATAGCGGGCAGGCAGGGCAGAGGAAGAGTCTCTTACCCCTCCTTGCTCAAAACAGGGGAAGTGCGCTTCTTTAATGTATATATCGGCCCGTTTTTCACAAAAGGATGATCGGAAGAATAAACCTTGCCTTCAATGGTGAAAAATTCTTTTAATTCTCTCTCGCTTTCTTTTTCTGATAAAACAGACCAATGATAATCAGCAGCCATCGGGACAAAATTGTCTTCATAAAAATTGATGAGTTCCTCAATAATGAGGCTATATTGATGATTTTTCAAACTCTTTTCCCATTCTCTGCGCATAATTTTTAAAAGATTCGCCATTGTGTTGTCAATTTTTTTCATGGCGCTGCTGTAATAAAACATACGCAGATATAAAATATTCATCGCAAGCTGAAAACAATATTCGCCTTTTTCTATTTTAACTGCTAAATCTATCAAGATTTTACTGACACTGTTTTCTTTGGTTTCGGGTAAATAAAAATTATGCCGTGTAATCCATATGCCGTCATTTTTTAAAATGCGGCTTATTTCTTGGAATAACCGGGGGTGCAATTTCGCGTCCACATTGCAAATCACTTCATCGCCTACAACCAAATCAAAATGTTGCTTAGGAAATTGAGTGGCAAGCCAAGAGCGGGGGAAAAACTTCTCTTGGGGATGGCGACCTTTTGCTAAAAAATTCGTCATCACGCGATACATCGTGGGGTTGATGTCCACGCAATAAACTTTGGCGCCAGCCAAGCTTTCATAAGTATATAAAATCCGACGCAGTTCCGGTGTCGCGCCCATCACCATAATTTTAGAATTTTTTCTGTTCTTTAAAAATTTGGCAATCAAAATGCCATAATTTTTACAATCGTCAGGGCTCGGACGATTGGGCACTAAAATTTTACAATATTCGCCGGCGACTTTTTCCCAAGCAGCGATTTTCTTCTGAATCATTTTCTTCATAAGTTTTTTCGCGCAAAATAAATCCGATAGCATTTATATACGGGATGTTTTTTATTGATATCGGAATCTATGATTTTAAAATATTTCT includes:
- a CDS encoding class I SAM-dependent methyltransferase translates to MKKMIQKKIAAWEKVAGEYCKILVPNRPSPDDCKNYGILIAKFLKNRKNSKIMVMGATPELRRILYTYESLAGAKVYCVDINPTMYRVMTNFLAKGRHPQEKFFPRSWLATQFPKQHFDLVVGDEVICNVDAKLHPRLFQEISRILKNDGIWITRHNFYLPETKENSVSKILIDLAVKIEKGEYCFQLAMNILYLRMFYYSSAMKKIDNTMANLLKIMRREWEKSLKNHQYSLIIEELINFYEDNFVPMAADYHWSVLSEKESERELKEFFTIEGKVYSSDHPFVKNGPIYTLKKRTSPVLSKEG
- a CDS encoding alpha/beta hydrolase, encoding MEQEKFIEQEPTPKFEALEKLFGENFNPEKTIKLEKDLDEDNELRELGNYESYWTEFRNPDSDEVVEGKVYLPKEGVAKDILIISPGYKGDFAMQEAKYADDFSQDGRAVIFLRHNGLRIEGEDVKNYIHCPEKQKEASEKKQKYIGNEEKFSWHKANREILTALKSLGNKIDDIGKIDIIGHSWGGSIAVNSMVELHRDASEAAKKIEQKIDNVILMGAMLETRSEVFENYREFFESEAGKDYFKGMDAEAVINDLISDGEAIGKMTAKDLPLNVRLVGVESVADADIDLQGETLPFFTRMKELNRKGNIVFKDLKEFDMPEKIGGRDTEVHDYPLDRVRRWIAKIIERK